ACCCTGTGGAGAATACAGGATATTATTCAGGCATTATTATTGCAGCTACAAATACAGAAATTCTGGTGCTGGCTCCCGAGTCGGCAGTAGAGTCCGCAGATTCTATCCGCGTTACCTTTCAGGACGGCACAGAAGTGTCCGGTACAAAAAGACAGACAGATAAAATTACAGGTCTATCAGTGATCAGTGTGAGGAAAAGCGATTTGCCTGAGGAGGCGGCACAAAAGCTGGAAGCCCTAAAGCTGGGAAATTCTTATTCTATAAAAACAGGTGATTTGCTTATAGCAGTGGGAAGCCCTATAGGCATTCCTCATTCTATGGATTTTGGACATGTAACTTATATAGCCAAGAATGTCCAGGTACCTGACGGAACAATGAGAGTATTTTATGTAAATATGAATCTTAATGCAGAAGCAGGGACTTTTTTAATCAATTCCTCCGGAGAAGTAGTGGGCTGGGTTACAGATGATTATACAAATGGAATCAGCCAGGAGATGACCACAGCTTTTGGAATTTCTGAATATAAAGGAATTCTGGAAAAGCTGAGCAATGGACGGGAAGCCGCGTATATGGGCATTCGGGGCCAGGAAATTACAGAACAAATGTCTGAAACCGGGATTCCTGCAGGAGTTTATGTGCAGGAGGTTATGCTGGAATCTCCTGCATATGAGGCAGGTATACAGAACGGGGACATTATTGTTCAGGCTGGCGAAAAGGAACTGAAAACCATGAAGGAGTTCCAAAATATAATAGAGCAGCTAGAATCGGGGCAAAGTCTAAAATTGATTGTTCAAAGGGCAGGAAACCAAGAATACAAACAAATTGAATATAACGTATTGCTGGGGGCCAGGTAATTCCTGGCTCTCAGTGCTCGTAATAATAAAAAATAGTTGAGCAAAGGAAATGAAATAAATATAGAGGAGATTACAATTATGAGATATATTGGAATGTTAAGAGAAGGTATGCACACATCAGACGTTTATTTGTGTAAGAACCGTCAAATTGCTTTGACTAAAGCAGGAAAAGAGTATGGAAGTTTAATTTTGCAGGACAAGACGGGCACTGTAGACGCAAAAATCTGGGATTTAGGTTCTCCGGGCATCGGCAGCTTTGATGCTATGGATTATGTTTATGTAGATGCGGATGTAACAGTATTTCAGGGAACAAACCAGCTGAATATTAAAAGGATCAGAAAAGCAGAGGAGGGAGAATATATCCCGGCAGATTACCTGCCTGTTTCTAAGAAGGATATTGGCAGAATGTACACCGACTTGACTGCATACATAAAAACCATTAAAAATGCTTATCTGCGCAGTCTGGCAGCCAGCTTTTTTGTGGAGGATAAGGAATTTGCAAAGGCTTTTCAGTTCCATTCCGCTGCTAAAAGCGTTCACCACGGATTTGTAGGGGGACTGTTGGAACACACGCTCAGCGTAGTGCAGCTGTGTGATTTTTACGCTTCCCATTATCCTATGTTAAACAGAGATTTATTGTTGACTGCAGCAATGTTCCATGACGTAGGAAAGCTGAAAGAGCTTTCTGTATTTCCGGAAAATGATTATACTGATGCCGGTCAGCTTTTAGGCCATATTATGATTGGGGCTCAAATGGTAGCAGACCGTATCCGCACAATCTCAGGATTTCCGGAGAAACTGGCTGTAGAGCTGCAGCACTGTATTCTGGCTCACCATGGAGAGTTAGAGTATGGTTCTCCTAAAAAACCGGCTCTTTTAGAGGCGGTTGCACTTAGCTTTGCAGATAATACAGACGCCAAAATGGAAACTATGGTGGAGGCTTTAGAAGGGGCCGGAGAAAATATGGGTTGGCTGGGATTTAACAGATTTTTGGACAGCAATATCCGGAAAACAGGAGAATAGGAAGAGAATTTATGGAAATCAAAAAAAACCAGTGTTTTACTGTAACAATATCAGATATTAGCCAGGACGGAGCCGGTATTGGAAAAACAGATGGATATACCTGGTTTATAAAGGACGCTGTAATCGGGGATATGGTAGAAGCCAGCGCCATGAAAATGAAAAAAACATATGGATTTGCCAGGTTATGCCGCATATTACAGCCATCTCCCTTCCGCATAGAGGCAAAATGTTCTGTGGCCCGCCAATGTGGGGGCTGCCAGCTGCAGGCAATGTCCTATAAAGAACAGCTGAAATTTAAGGAGCGAAAGGTGTATAACCACTTAAAAAGAATCGGCGGACTTTCAGAGCTTTTGCTTCCAGATGAAGAGTTGGAGAAACCAGACAAGAACCAGAGAGAAGAGAAAACTTATTCTTTGGTTATGGAGCCTATAATAGGGATGGAAAATCCCTGGAGATATAGAAATAAGGCCCAGTTTCCTTTTGGAAAAGACAAAAATGGCAGGATTGTCACTGGATTTTATGCAGGGCGCACTCACAGCATCATAGAAAATCAGGATTGCTTATTAGGCGCAGAGGAAAATAGGGAAATTTTAGACATTATTAAGAAATATATGGAAGTCTATAAGGTCGAGCCTTACTGTGAAGCTTCCCACACTGGTTTAGTGCGCCATGCATTAATCAGAAAGGGGTTTACTACAGGAGAGCTGATGGTCTGTCTAGTGATTAACGGGGACAGTCTGCCTGAGGCCGGCCAGCTGGTGAAGGAGCTTAAAAAAGTTCCGGGCATGGCTTCCATTTCTTTTAATGTAAATAAAGAGAAAACAAATGTAATTTTAGGAAATAAGATTGTCAATCTTTTTGGCCCTGGATATATTACCGACTATATTGGGGACGTTGTATATCAAATTTCCCCCCTGTCTTTTTATCAGGTCAATCCAGTACAGACAAAGCGGCTTTATGAAACTGCTTTAGAATATGCCGGCTTAACCGGCGATGAAATTGTATGGGATTTGTACTGCGGAATCGGGACGATTTCTTTATTTTTGGCGCAAAAGGCCAAAAAGGTATTCGGCGTGGAAATTATTCCTCAGGCAATCCAGGATGCCCGCCAAAACGCTCAGTTAAACCACATGGAAAATACAGAATTTTTTGTGGGAAAGGCAGAGGAAGTTCTGCCGGAGCAGTATGAGAAAAACCAGATTCGCGCTGATGTAATTGTGGTAGATCCCCCCAGAAAAGGCTGTGATAAGGTCTGCCTGGATACGATTGCAAAGATGGCTCCAAAAAGACTTGTGTATGTCAGCTGTGATTCCGCCACCCTGGCCAGGGACGTGAAGTATCTGGGGGAACAGGGATTTCAGGTGAAGAGGGTGCGATGCTGCGATATGTTCCCGTGGAGCGGGCATGTGGAAACGGTTGCCCTGCTGACGAGAAAAGCCCGGTAAATCAAGGGGGTGAATTGAGTTTTTAGTGAGGAGATAAAGACTGAATTCAACCGAGACAGAAAGAATGTCCATTTCTCCGGCTCATTCATCTGAGATATGACACGAAAAATCCGTGTATAATAAGGAAAAAAGACTTGACTAAATAGGGGGGCTTAATTTGGCAAAAAAGAAAAATGAAATAAGTATTCGCTCAAGTGCAGCGGAATATCTTACCTATGTTGCTTCTGTAGGAGAACAAGAAGATAGTATCGAAATGCGTTATGAGGACGAAAATATATGGCTCACACAAAAAATGATGGCTACACTTTACAATGTAGAAACTAATACAATAAATTATCACATCAAAAAGATTTTTGGTGATAGTGAATTACAGGAAGATTCAGTTATTCGAAAATTTCGAATAACTGCTGTTGATGGTAAAGAATATAACACAAACCATTACTCATTGGAAATGATTATTGCTGTGGGATTTAAGGTTAATTCTGAACGTGCAGTGCAGTTCCGTAAATGGGTAAATCAGATTGCAAAGGATTATACCATCAAAGGTTGGGTTATGGATGATGAGCGTCTAAAGCGAGGTACTTATCTGACAGATAAGTATTTTGATGAACAGTTAGAACGCATCAGAGAAATCCGTGTAAGCGAAAGGAAGTTTTATCAGAAAATTACAGATATTTATGCCACTGCGATAGACTATGACAAAACTTCTGCAACAACAAAAAGGTTTTATGCAACAGTCCAAAATAAAATGCATTTTGCAGTTCACGGTCACACGGCTGCTGAATTGATTGTAGAGCGAGCCGACCACCAAAAGGAGCATATGGGACTTACTACCTGGGCAGATGCTCCGGATGGCAAGATTAAAAAAAGTGATGTAACGATTGCAAAAAATTATTTAAGTGAAAATGAATTGTATCAATTGAACCGTATGGTAACAGCATATTTGGATTTTGCTGAAAATATGACTTTAAGGCATATTCCTCTTACTATGGAAGATTGGGAAAAGCGACTCAACAGTTTTATTGAAATGTTTGATTATGGCATTTTGCAAGATGCCGGGAAGGTTTCTGCTGAAATAGCCAAACTTCACGCTGAAACGGAGTTTGAGAAATATCGTATCTTTCAAGATAGGCTATTTATGTCTGATTATGACAGGTATTTACTTGAGTTAGAAAAAAATGTGAAGAAATAAATGCAACGTTAAAGATGATTCAAAAAAGTGACACCAGTGGTGACACAGTTAGTGGAAATTGTGTCTGATAACTGATGCCACAAGGAGGTTAAAATTAGATATATCTAATTTAATTGCTGATTTCCGGCAATTTGCTCCAGAATTTGCTGCGTAATATTGTATTGTGAATGGAGCCATAATGAAGCTTAATGCAATACAAGAAATGGGTTACGATGAATTTGCTCTTCGCTCAACAATGAATATGCCATCGCGATTATATAGATATTATCCTGATGTCGCGAGCAATGAAAAAACCACTGGTGAAACAGTTAATTATTCTCTTCAGGCATTGGAAAATAATACTGTTTTTCTCCAATCACCGACAGAATTTGATGATGTATACGATTCTGATATACATATTGATTATTTAGAATATGAGCATCTTCGCTTGACTGAATATTGCCATAGATGTGGTCTTGATATTGATGCAAATCAATCTACACAGGATATTGGTAATGTTTTGGTTAAGGCTTTGCATGAGCATTACATTGCGAATGGAAATCTTGAAAATGTATTTACCCAAATTCCCAATTCTAAAATTGAGGAACTTTCAAATAAGTGGTTTGTTTTAGCTGTCATCAATGAATTATATAAAACGTTTGATTTTGGAAAGGCTACAGCGTCTGTATTACAAATTGAATATCGTGATTATATAAGTATATAATACAACTAATACATGATGAGTATGAAGGGGAAATATTGATGAAATAATTAGTGAGATAGGTGCATTTGATACTGTTTATGAATGTCATTCTGAGCTAAATGATAAATATACTATTAAGATATTAAAAGCAAATGATAATAATGCTATCTCACGTTTTCAGAAAGAGGTTAGATTAACGAGCCGTTTAAATCATCCTAATATCATAAAAATAGTGGCACAAGATACTACTGGGGATAGAAAGTATTATATAATTCTGATACGGATATAACTATAAATGATTTAGGTCTTAGCAGACAAATTGACTCATCTTCGATAAGGTTGACTCATGTTGGAGATGTCTTTGGAACACAAAGATATATTTCTCCGGAACAAACTCAAAATTCGGAAAATGTTAATGAAAGAACTAATATATATGCGTTTGGTAATTGTAATGCAACAGTATTTGTTAATCAGATTTACTCTCGTAATCCGCTATATCAATAATGATTTTCGTATAAGTGCCACAGCAAGAATGTTAAACGATAGTTGAGACTGTGGAGTATCCTAATGGCAAGATATATTTTTCA
The window above is part of the Lachnoclostridium edouardi genome. Proteins encoded here:
- a CDS encoding S1C family serine protease, translating into MPEIKDRDKEQPEKRQFIKEKIVRQPRTKEQFIKGGIVLLFLAALFGVIAAITFTISRPIAEKYLAGGETESQTISIPKDEETAPSQEAEKEPEEPETEPVRDLVEEALSSYQYTMQDFTTIYGNLKQLGQKVDKSVAVVHSVRHETDWFDNPVENTGYYSGIIIAATNTEILVLAPESAVESADSIRVTFQDGTEVSGTKRQTDKITGLSVISVRKSDLPEEAAQKLEALKLGNSYSIKTGDLLIAVGSPIGIPHSMDFGHVTYIAKNVQVPDGTMRVFYVNMNLNAEAGTFLINSSGEVVGWVTDDYTNGISQEMTTAFGISEYKGILEKLSNGREAAYMGIRGQEITEQMSETGIPAGVYVQEVMLESPAYEAGIQNGDIIVQAGEKELKTMKEFQNIIEQLESGQSLKLIVQRAGNQEYKQIEYNVLLGAR
- a CDS encoding 3'-5' exoribonuclease YhaM family protein, which translates into the protein MRYIGMLREGMHTSDVYLCKNRQIALTKAGKEYGSLILQDKTGTVDAKIWDLGSPGIGSFDAMDYVYVDADVTVFQGTNQLNIKRIRKAEEGEYIPADYLPVSKKDIGRMYTDLTAYIKTIKNAYLRSLAASFFVEDKEFAKAFQFHSAAKSVHHGFVGGLLEHTLSVVQLCDFYASHYPMLNRDLLLTAAMFHDVGKLKELSVFPENDYTDAGQLLGHIMIGAQMVADRIRTISGFPEKLAVELQHCILAHHGELEYGSPKKPALLEAVALSFADNTDAKMETMVEALEGAGENMGWLGFNRFLDSNIRKTGE
- the rlmD gene encoding 23S rRNA (uracil(1939)-C(5))-methyltransferase RlmD — its product is MEIKKNQCFTVTISDISQDGAGIGKTDGYTWFIKDAVIGDMVEASAMKMKKTYGFARLCRILQPSPFRIEAKCSVARQCGGCQLQAMSYKEQLKFKERKVYNHLKRIGGLSELLLPDEELEKPDKNQREEKTYSLVMEPIIGMENPWRYRNKAQFPFGKDKNGRIVTGFYAGRTHSIIENQDCLLGAEENREILDIIKKYMEVYKVEPYCEASHTGLVRHALIRKGFTTGELMVCLVINGDSLPEAGQLVKELKKVPGMASISFNVNKEKTNVILGNKIVNLFGPGYITDYIGDVVYQISPLSFYQVNPVQTKRLYETALEYAGLTGDEIVWDLYCGIGTISLFLAQKAKKVFGVEIIPQAIQDARQNAQLNHMENTEFFVGKAEEVLPEQYEKNQIRADVIVVDPPRKGCDKVCLDTIAKMAPKRLVYVSCDSATLARDVKYLGEQGFQVKRVRCCDMFPWSGHVETVALLTRKAR
- a CDS encoding virulence RhuM family protein — translated: MAKKKNEISIRSSAAEYLTYVASVGEQEDSIEMRYEDENIWLTQKMMATLYNVETNTINYHIKKIFGDSELQEDSVIRKFRITAVDGKEYNTNHYSLEMIIAVGFKVNSERAVQFRKWVNQIAKDYTIKGWVMDDERLKRGTYLTDKYFDEQLERIREIRVSERKFYQKITDIYATAIDYDKTSATTKRFYATVQNKMHFAVHGHTAAELIVERADHQKEHMGLTTWADAPDGKIKKSDVTIAKNYLSENELYQLNRMVTAYLDFAENMTLRHIPLTMEDWEKRLNSFIEMFDYGILQDAGKVSAEIAKLHAETEFEKYRIFQDRLFMSDYDRYLLELEKNVKK
- a CDS encoding protein kinase; this translates as MGAFDTVYECHSELNDKYTIKILKANDNNAISRFQKEVRLTSRLNHPNIIKIVAQDTTGDRKYYIILIRI